One window from the genome of Pseudomonas frederiksbergensis encodes:
- a CDS encoding peptidoglycan DD-metalloendopeptidase family protein, translating into MLVPLLFACGLVLAATPALAMTIYKSTDANGVVSYSDRPSKGAQVFVFRDRMVERLERQVYLDIRKQKGADAVYVRNDLYAPVEIELSFAGLRNVSGAPSRPIRRVMPARSNLRLALLTATRPGRPLVYTPRFEYSLGDPAGTAQAYRYPLPWRGGPFRLSQGANGQYSHYGPKNRYAMDIAMPVGTPIIAARGGVVIKTENEQTGRGTDPSGNFVRVLHDDGTMGVYLHLQKGSVSVREGQRVSVGTPLALSGNTGNSSGPHLHFVVQRNTGLGLVSIPYQFNQPVGDLPNFAVGKQ; encoded by the coding sequence ATGCTCGTGCCGTTGCTGTTCGCCTGTGGTCTTGTCCTGGCCGCCACCCCGGCCCTGGCCATGACCATCTACAAATCCACCGATGCCAATGGCGTGGTGTCCTATAGTGACCGCCCCAGCAAAGGCGCCCAGGTGTTCGTGTTCCGCGATCGCATGGTCGAGCGCCTCGAGCGGCAGGTGTATCTCGACATCCGGAAGCAGAAGGGCGCGGACGCGGTTTATGTACGCAACGACCTGTATGCGCCCGTGGAGATCGAGCTGAGTTTCGCTGGGCTGCGCAATGTGAGCGGCGCGCCGAGCCGGCCGATTCGCCGAGTAATGCCAGCGCGCAGCAACCTGCGCCTGGCGCTGCTCACGGCTACCCGGCCCGGCAGGCCGCTGGTGTATACCCCGCGGTTCGAGTATTCCCTGGGCGACCCCGCAGGCACGGCGCAGGCGTATCGCTACCCACTGCCGTGGCGCGGTGGGCCGTTTCGGCTGAGCCAGGGTGCCAACGGCCAATACAGCCACTACGGTCCGAAGAACCGCTACGCCATGGACATCGCCATGCCTGTAGGCACGCCGATCATCGCCGCGCGGGGGGGCGTGGTCATCAAGACCGAAAACGAGCAGACCGGGCGCGGCACCGACCCTTCCGGCAACTTCGTGCGCGTGCTGCACGATGACGGGACCATGGGCGTGTACCTGCATCTGCAAAAGGGCTCGGTGAGCGTACGGGAAGGGCAGCGGGTGTCGGTGGGTACGCCGCTGGCGCTGTCGGGCAACACCGGCAACAGCTCCGGCCCGCACTTGCACTTCGTGGTGCAGCGCAATACCGGGCTGGGGCTGGTGTCGATTCCCTACCAGTTCAACCAGCCGGTGGGGGACTTGCCCAACTTTGCAGTGGGCAAGCAGTAG
- a CDS encoding response regulator translates to MSKVSVLVVDDASFIRDLVKKCLRNYFPGIRIEDAVNGKKAQALLAREAFDLVLCDWEMPEMSGLELLTWCRQQDNLKGMPFVMVTSRGDKENVVQAIQAGVSGYVSKPFTNEQLLTKVKQALNKVGKLDTLMNSAPTKMNSAFGNDSLSALTGGKAAPAAASAPAANPFAKPAAPAAAPAPAAAAAPARGLLNSPPVKAPAASAPTSNRGQGQLRLSSGTQQCVIKALSLKEALLVVKRTDTLPQVLESSVLDMEQGDNAETARLNGYLHAIVAHEQTPDSEWLQLTFRFVDKDPQKLDYISRLIARGTAQKHFVPGA, encoded by the coding sequence ATGAGTAAGGTCAGTGTGTTGGTCGTGGACGATGCTTCGTTCATTCGTGACTTGGTGAAGAAGTGCCTGCGCAACTACTTCCCAGGTATCCGCATCGAAGACGCGGTGAACGGCAAGAAAGCCCAGGCCCTGCTGGCCCGTGAAGCGTTCGACCTGGTGCTGTGCGACTGGGAAATGCCGGAGATGTCCGGCCTGGAACTGTTGACCTGGTGCCGCCAGCAGGACAACCTCAAGGGCATGCCGTTCGTGATGGTCACCAGCCGTGGCGACAAGGAAAACGTGGTCCAGGCGATCCAGGCCGGCGTGTCCGGCTATGTCAGCAAACCCTTCACCAACGAGCAACTGCTGACCAAGGTCAAGCAGGCCCTGAACAAGGTCGGCAAGCTCGACACGTTGATGAACAGCGCCCCGACCAAGATGAACTCGGCGTTTGGCAATGACTCCCTCAGCGCCCTGACCGGTGGCAAGGCTGCTCCGGCTGCCGCTTCAGCGCCCGCAGCGAACCCGTTCGCCAAGCCCGCCGCCCCGGCCGCTGCGCCTGCGCCCGCTGCGGCTGCCGCCCCGGCCCGTGGTCTGCTCAACAGCCCGCCCGTCAAGGCACCTGCCGCGTCCGCGCCGACCAGCAATCGCGGGCAAGGCCAGCTGCGCCTGTCCAGCGGCACCCAGCAATGCGTGATCAAGGCCCTGAGCCTCAAGGAAGCGCTGTTGGTGGTCAAGCGCACCGACACCCTGCCACAAGTGCTGGAAAGCTCGGTGCTGGACATGGAGCAGGGCGACAACGCCGAGACCGCTCGTCTGAACGGCTACCTCCACGCCATCGTCGCCCACGAGCAGACGCCGGACAGCGAATGGCTGCAACTGACCTTCCGCTTCGTCGACAAAGACCCACAGAAACTCGACTACATCTCCCGCCTGATCGCCCGCGGCACTGCGCAGAAGCACTTCGTACCGGGCGCCTGA
- a CDS encoding hemolysin family protein, with the protein MDPSPGLSLVSLFAEFGMILFALVLVLLNGFFVAAEFAMVKLRSTRVEAIAEQHGWRGHILRTVHSQLDAYLSACQLGITLASLGLGWVGEPAFAHILEPLLGAIGVESPEVIKGVSFFTAFFIISYLHIVVGELAPKSWAIRKPELLSLWTAAPLYLFYWAMYPAIYLLNASANAILRIAGQGEPGPHHEHHYSREELKLILHSSRGQDPSDQGMRVLASAVEMGELEVVDWANSREDLVTLEFNAPLKEILAMFRRHKFSRYPVYDSERQEFVGLLHIKDLLLELAALDHIPESFNLAELTRPLERVSRHMPLSQLLEQFRKGGSHFALVEEADGNIIGYLTMEDVLEVLVGDIQDEHRKAERGILAYQPGKLLVRGDTPLFKVERLLGIDLDHIEAETLAGLVYETLKRVPEEEEVLEVEGLRIIIKKMKGPKIILAKVLMLD; encoded by the coding sequence ATGGACCCTTCCCCTGGTTTGTCCCTCGTCTCACTCTTCGCCGAATTCGGCATGATTCTTTTTGCTCTGGTCCTGGTCCTGCTCAACGGTTTTTTCGTTGCGGCCGAATTCGCCATGGTCAAGCTACGCTCGACCCGGGTCGAGGCCATCGCCGAGCAGCACGGCTGGCGCGGGCATATCCTGCGCACCGTCCACAGCCAGCTCGACGCGTACCTTTCGGCCTGCCAGCTGGGCATCACCCTGGCGTCCCTGGGCCTGGGCTGGGTCGGTGAGCCGGCGTTCGCCCATATCCTCGAACCGCTCCTGGGCGCGATCGGTGTCGAATCGCCGGAAGTGATCAAGGGCGTGTCGTTCTTCACCGCGTTCTTCATCATTTCGTACCTGCACATCGTGGTCGGTGAGCTGGCGCCCAAATCCTGGGCGATCCGCAAACCCGAACTGCTGTCGCTATGGACGGCTGCGCCGCTCTATCTGTTCTATTGGGCCATGTACCCGGCGATCTACCTGCTCAACGCCAGCGCCAACGCTATCCTGCGCATTGCCGGCCAAGGCGAGCCCGGCCCGCATCACGAGCACCATTACAGCCGCGAAGAACTGAAACTGATCCTGCACTCCAGCCGTGGCCAGGATCCGAGCGACCAAGGCATGCGCGTGCTGGCCTCCGCCGTGGAAATGGGCGAGCTGGAAGTGGTGGACTGGGCCAATTCCCGGGAAGACCTGGTGACGCTGGAGTTCAACGCGCCGCTCAAGGAAATCCTGGCGATGTTCCGTCGCCACAAATTCAGCCGTTACCCGGTGTACGACAGCGAGCGCCAGGAGTTCGTCGGCCTGCTGCACATCAAGGATCTGTTGCTGGAACTGGCGGCGCTGGATCACATTCCCGAGTCGTTCAACCTGGCCGAACTGACCCGGCCACTGGAGCGCGTGTCGCGGCACATGCCGCTGTCGCAGTTGCTGGAGCAGTTCCGCAAGGGTGGCTCGCACTTCGCCCTGGTCGAGGAAGCCGACGGCAACATCATCGGCTACCTGACCATGGAAGACGTGCTGGAAGTGCTGGTAGGCGACATCCAGGACGAACACCGCAAGGCCGAACGCGGCATCCTGGCCTACCAGCCGGGCAAGCTGCTGGTACGCGGCGACACGCCGCTGTTCAAGGTGGAGCGCCTGCTGGGGATCGACCTGGACCACATCGAAGCCGAAACCCTGGCCGGGCTGGTCTATGAAACCCTCAAGCGCGTGCCGGAAGAGGAGGAAGTGCTGGAAGTCGAAGGCCTGCGCATCATCATCAAGAAGATGAAGGGTCCGAAGATCATCCTGGCGAAGGTGTTGATGCTCGATTGA